The genomic stretch TTCTTTGCCCGTATGGACGGACTCCTTAAGGGTCCGGCCATCTGCTCTGGTCAGGTGCCACAGGCAGAGTTGGGTAACAGTATAGACCTGCGAGCTCCGGCGAAAGCAGAGGCCGAGGTAGTAGAAGCAGATTTTGCCGCGCAGTTGCCGGATGCGGGTCCTGGTGCATTCTCTGATCTGATGAACATTGACACAAATGGCGCTGTCCCGGAGAAAGCGGAGAAGGTTGACAACAGCGTGCAGAAGGAGAGCAGGGCTGCAGATAGCGATGCCAACGTGAGCTCTCCAAGGAGTAAGGTGGCGAACGAGGACgtagaggaggtggacaaggtcAGGGACCGGCCCAAGAAGAGAAAGAGCACAGAGTTTGATATAGCCAAGAGCATCGAGCTGCTGGCTAGCTCATACTTGAAGATTGAGCACGCCAGAATGGAGATGTACAGGGAGACAGAGAGGATGAGGGCTGAAGCTGAGATTAAGAAGGGGGAAATGGAGCTCAAGAGAACAGAAATCATGGCAAAAACGCACTTGCAGATCGCTAAGCTTTTTGCAAAGAGATTGAAGGAGGGCAGTGGCAAGACTGGTGGCAGCTCGTCAGTAACAGCTGAAGTGGACACCCATACCAAGAAAGGCGAGAATGGTTAGTGTCGACACAACATCCCGATAACATGTTTATAATTCTGCAAAAGTTCCTAAAATTCGAGATAATGGATCAATATGTAGCTTTCTCTCTGTGAGAGTGCCCCATTTGCTAAGTCTGTACCTCTATGTCTGTTCCTGAAATTCATGAATAGGATGGAAACTTCAGCCTAAATTAATTATAGCAGTCAGAAGTTGATTACTATGTAAAATTGTAGGACACCTTGAGAATTTGTGTAGTGGTAGAAGTGTAACATTTTCATTTTGCAGCTGTTGTCTGCTTTTCCTTATTCGTATGTAATTGTTAGCAATCCACATGTGGATCATCATTTCCCCATTAAAGACTGAAACTACCAGTACGAAATATTTATGTCTGCTAAAACTTCACAATTAAGACTTCATGTGAATTCTCCATTAACATGAAGTCTTAATTGGTATTGTGAGTTAAGATCTTGCCATATTACATTGGCATATGTGCTTATTTAGATATTGTTCTGGGACCATATTTTCTTATTTCTTTACTGGTGATAGAAGGGATTGATTGCAGACTGATATAAAGATTTTGTTTCAGAATGCAGATATTGCTGCAAGGAATAGAATACAATTTTACCTCTTTCACAACCCAAGAAAATACTTTACCTAAATAAAATGATCACATATGTTCCGAACACATGTCAGCTGAAATTCACTACTCAAATACAGTGCCCCAATAAAATGATCTTTTATTGTGCAAAATAAACTGTAAATGTTTAAAACCATCTAATTGCTCCATATGCATGCTTTAGCACTTTTGATTGGTAATGATTTGTATTCAAGTGCAATTCTGAAATTTGTACATCCCAAAAGCATAATCTAAAAGAGTGATCCCATCATTCTGACAACATTCAGGTGCTATTAATAGACCGAGCTTAGTGGTTGTGTACTCTAGGAAGCATTGATGTGTCAATAATAGGCTTAAAACGTTGAAGTTTAGGGTTACTTCTTGTTTCCTCTGTATTCAGGTGATATTTTTAACTTTCTAAGAAGAATCCCTTCCCTAATGTATGCAACCAAGATTGACCTAATAGACGTCGAGGTATGCTTGTTTTATTATGAATCTGTTCGCCTGCTAGCCTATATGAAGATTCAGCCACACATGTCATATTGATGGCATTGTGCTAGCACTATGATGTTTTACTGTGTTacaataaaatgaaaaatagGGCTCCGAAGTTCCTGAAGGATTTGCATTGAGAAGTTGTAACTGCTCTGAGTGATTTTTGTTCTTGTGTGCTTATTCTTTTTTGGTTCAGTACCTACTCCTAGTGTTTCTGTCACGGTTACCATACAAAATCTCACACCTCTCAAGCTACTCAGATGTTACATTGTCTGTTCCGTGGCCCCAACAATATTATTGTGCTGTATAAGGGACTGCATTCCTATATCACAACTCTTTTACTGCTGCATAATATTCCAATTTCAATTTGGATTCGGAAAAGAGAATTCAAACTACAGCTGTGCTTGTTTAATTATAGAACAAATTTTGTTTGTACCAGAAGCAATATACTGAATTTTGTACCTGCATTGTCCACCTTATATTGTTTGCTGTGGCCAATTCTCTTTCTCAACCTTGGACATGTGAATTTCAGGTTCAGGGTGATGTGCCATTCTCTCATGCTCAGCAGCTGATTCTATTACCAAAGCAGGCTAGCCTTAGGTGTCCTTGGTATTGCACTGTTCATGTGCACCAAATGTATGTCTGATTGATCCAACTTCACTGCGAGCGTGGAGGAAAAAAAAGTCACAAAATTAGAATACAGATGCTATAATGGCAGCGACGATATGGTTGTTACCCGGTTTGTGGAATTACAGAAGCAAATTTTGTATCAGTGAGTTACAAGCCTGAAAGCTATCCCCTTCTGTCCCTGAAGTAATCTACTGACATCCATTATTTGTATAAGTCCATCTCCATGTTGTGAAGAAATGAAGCAGCGGTCGCCAATGCTGTGATAAACTGTATCTTGCTGAAGCCCTTTCCCCCTTGACTATGTATTGTAACTAGATTTTGGAGAGTTTGACTATAGGGATCCAAAACAAAGGTCGGCTAAGTGAAGAACAAAAGTATAAACTGAACTGTACATTTTTTTGGGAAAATTATAAAAATGACTTGTCCTGTTACTGTTACTACAGTATATTTAAACCGCTTCCTACTGCAATGGTGACAGACGAGACGAGGCGGTCACAATTGGCAAAGAAGCTGCCGTGCAAGGTAAGGTCTCACCGTAGTGTAGGCGGGGCAGGGTAAAAATGTGAGAAGAAGCAATTCtcaggaagaaaaaaagaaaaaaagactGGCGATTCAAGAACTGAAAAACTCGAGTGCTCGGATGGCCTCAAACCTTACATTAGTTTGTTTCTAATTCATGTACGGTTATTTAGATTCCCCTCCAGAAATAATATTGCCAGTTAAAGTACTTTTGTAACGGAAATACTAGTAACCACAGACATACCTGTCCCCACATGTCAGTGGCCTGTTACCAGGCTGGGAGGACTCCTTGTGTGGCCCAAGCTTTTAACAACCGGATGTATGCGAACGCCGAACGGGCAGTCACCACTTGgtccaccctcctcctccctctgtcCCCTCTCTGGCTAAAAGAACCGCAAAAAGATCGCATGTTTTCTGTCTCCGTCCTTCTACTCGAGTTCTTCCGTTCTTCGGAGTCGTCAAATTGAGCGACTCGAGTTTGCCATGGTGGTGATTTGGAACCGGAAGTGCTGTGCTCCCCCTCTGATCCCCTGATTGGCCTCGCTCCAGTTCGGCGCGGGATTTGGACGGGTGGAGGGTGGGAGAGCAGAGGCGGCCGCCATGTTTGGGTCCAGGGTCCAGGATGAGGTGGAGATGCAGAGGAGGCCTAACAACAGGTGCGGGCTTCATTCCTTATGGCTTTCCTTTTCCTCTGCGATGTATGGTTAGTTCTGAGTTCTGACCATGTGGATCCCCTGTTGGAATGGATGAGTAGCTGCTAGAATTTTGCTGAATTAGGATTGACTTTCGTTAGCTGTACGGGGAGCGAGATTTGGGTTCGATTCTAGTCGAGAGGAGATAAGAGGTGGTGGCGTATAGCTTGCACAATGGGTTCTTCACTACCTCTAGGAATTGGAGAGGACCAATTTGAAGCTTTGATCCCGATTTGAGCCTGGATTTTAGTTGCTTTGCTGAAGAGAGGGGAGGGATGAGCCTAGGATTGAGATTGAGAGAGCTTTGCTGGAGATCAACCGGTCAAGTCCAGAATAACGCTTTGGTGCTAATCGGACTAGATGGTTTTGGTGGGCATGTCAGAATCTGACGAAGTTTGTGAAAATTGCTGAATAAATGGAAAGCATCCACTGCATTTCATTTGTTTaagcttttttttcctttcatttatATTCAGCTTCATGTACAAGCTTCTTTGTCTTTCAACTAGCCTGATTCCCATGCAACTGCGTGGGCAAAATTGAATGACACAGTCTACATATGATTATCTACACTGTTATAATCTGGCATGCAAAAGTAAGTGATGtagatccttttctttttctcttgatTAGTGATTGTGAAGGAGAGTTTCTAGGGTTTTACCTTTCGATAGATTCTTGTGGGAATTTCTAACCCTTAAAGGGAAGGAAGCGCCAACCATCTATGGGTATATAGATGTATCATGATGAACTAATGGTTATAGCCTATGTGGGTggagatgtttttttttgtgggaTGCTATGTTCAGATGATAATTCTGTTGCTACTTTCTTTCAAAGCACTCTATTTTAACCCAAAATTATGTTGATCATATTGACACATTTTACTAATTCTTCTAAGTTTCTGTTCTATCTTTAGGATCTTTCCTGACGAGAGACAAAATCAATCTAAGCCATTATATCAAGCTGCACGAGCCGATAGATTTGGGGCAAATAGAATAGATGTGAAGAATCCTGAGAAGCTTAAGATGTTAAATGAAGGCAGCAAACCATGGCACCAGCGTATTCTAGACCCTGGAAGTAATATTGTACTGAGCTGGAACAGGGTGTTCCTTGTGGCATGTTTGTTTGCTCTTTTTATCGATCCTTTTTTCTATTACCTTCCATTGGTTAGAGAACACGGTAATGGATCTTCGTGTGTTGCCAAGGACCAGGGACTGAGCATAAGAATCACCGTTCTACGATCACTTGCTGACTTGTTTTACATGTTGAACATAGCAATCAAGTTTCATACTGCATATGTGGATCCAAAATCCCGAGTCCTTGGAAAGGGAGAGCTTGTTGTGGATATTAAGAAGATTCAACAAAGATATATAAGAACTGATTTCTTTGTAGACATACTTGCAGCTGTGCCGCTTCCACAGGTAAAGACCTCACAAAATTAATTTGCAGCAGATCTCGTTGCATAAATTAATTGCTTatcattttcttatttttccatTTCTACTGGTATAACAAACAGCTGTTGTTTATATATGTTCGGTAGCAATAACATATACATACTCTTTTGAACTAAACTGGTTGAGTAGCATCTATGCGTCCAACTTTGGTTAGATTCTTTTGGTAGGCCTCTGGGATGAGCCCATACCATTAGTTCCCTTAATATAAAAGGTTATTGAAGGAAGTCATCTGGCCAGTGCTTCCTGGTAATGTTACTATTTCCTATCCTAGCTAATTGTTGTCAGTAACCAAATATACCTCCAGATTGTGACTTCAATAAGGTGGAGCCAGCTAGCTTTCTACCTGGTAGAGCCAAAAGACAATTGGTTTGATCTTTTTCAACTCAGATCATGTGTATCATCTGAATCTAATTAACATCCACTTAGATCATAAGAAAACATTAAAATTATGAAATTTTACTGTAATAAGCTATCTTAGCCAAATCCTTGTAGAACATTTTTGCCTGTGTAGATGAAATTTTGAATGATGATTATCACAAATACTGAATACCCATGACTTGGTTTGCTAGTTCAAACTTCTGTAGTGATGACTTGAATCTTTCTGGGATGCCTTTGTTTTGCAGGTTACTGTGTGGTTAATTATGCCTGCGATAAAAAACTCAGATTATAACGTCCGGAACACTGCATTTGCTCTCATAATTGTGATTCAATATGTCATAAGAATGTATCTCATCGTCCCTTTAAGCAATCAAATTATCAAAGCTGTTGGAGTTGTTGCAAAGTCAGCTTGGGGAGGAGCAGCATACAATCTTCTACTCTACATGCTTGCAAGCCATGTATGGTCATCCATTTCCAATTTCACTTATAAAATTGCTGGGATGCTAATTTGAATCAAGCTTTATTTCAGCTTATTTTTGTCCTAAGGGAT from Setaria italica strain Yugu1 chromosome II, Setaria_italica_v2.0, whole genome shotgun sequence encodes the following:
- the LOC101766022 gene encoding trihelix transcription factor ASIL2 translates to MNGLPDADAAAPLATAAPPQKRDEWSEGGIVRLLEAYEAKWLLRNRAKLKWSDWVDIAREVSAHCADDAAAAGKAPGGGGGNSAKTPNQCKNKIESMKKRYRAESAAVARAGPAAAGPSWRFFARMDGLLKGPAICSGQVPQAELGNSIDLRAPAKAEAEVVEADFAAQLPDAGPGAFSDLMNIDTNGAVPEKAEKVDNSVQKESRAADSDANVSSPRSKVANEDVEEVDKVRDRPKKRKSTEFDIAKSIELLASSYLKIEHARMEMYRETERMRAEAEIKKGEMELKRTEIMAKTHLQIAKLFAKRLKEGSGKTGGSSSVTAEVDTHTKKGENGSG